From Bradyrhizobium sp. NDS-1, the proteins below share one genomic window:
- a CDS encoding GntR family transcriptional regulator — translation MARRSAKADGSIARGAGVALGEAVFRSLCEALQAGSYRAGDRLREEEVAQRLKVSRTPVREALGRLAARGFVEPAGGRGLIVRNLDISEVLELYAMREIMEGAAARLAAEHASNTEIDALHDIEQALVDAPAADAAEMARLNRAFHEAICRAARNRYLDNASRELQDWIALLGPTTFTVSGRPSTSHGEHQAIIEAIAARDGDKAEQLARAHIREALRCRLKLLQKQ, via the coding sequence ATGGCCAGACGTTCGGCAAAGGCAGACGGATCGATCGCGCGCGGCGCCGGCGTGGCACTGGGTGAAGCCGTTTTCCGGTCGCTTTGCGAGGCGCTGCAGGCCGGCAGCTACCGAGCCGGCGACCGCCTCCGCGAGGAGGAGGTCGCGCAGCGGCTGAAGGTGAGCCGTACCCCGGTCCGCGAGGCGCTGGGGCGTCTCGCCGCGCGCGGCTTTGTCGAGCCCGCCGGCGGCCGCGGGCTGATCGTGCGCAATCTCGACATTTCCGAGGTGCTCGAGCTCTACGCCATGCGCGAGATCATGGAGGGCGCCGCCGCACGCCTCGCCGCCGAGCACGCCTCCAACACGGAGATCGACGCGCTGCACGATATCGAGCAGGCTCTTGTCGACGCCCCGGCGGCGGACGCCGCCGAAATGGCGCGCCTCAATCGCGCCTTCCACGAGGCGATCTGCCGAGCCGCGCGCAACCGCTATCTCGACAACGCCTCGCGGGAATTGCAGGACTGGATCGCTCTGCTCGGCCCGACCACCTTCACCGTCTCAGGCCGCCCGTCGACCAGCCACGGCGAGCATCAGGCCATCATCGAGGCCATCGCCGCCCGCGACGGCGACAAGGCCGAACAGCTCGCCCGCGCGCATATCCGCGAAGCACTGCGCTGCCGGCTCAAGCTGCTGCAAAAGCAGTAG
- the tcuA gene encoding FAD-dependent tricarballylate dehydrogenase TcuA, translated as MSSKYDVLVIGGGNAALCAAISARRSGASVLVLEGAPKFYRGGNTRHTRNMRCAHDAATEILTGPYTEEEFWEDLLRVTGGQTDEVLARHMIRESKDILNWIVEQGVRWQPSLGGTLSLGRTNSFFLGGGRAMLNALYLTAERLGVDVEYDAEVIDLVIEDGMFLAARLKRPIKRETEIRATSLVAAAGGFEANIEWLKQYWGEAADNFLIRGTPYNRGSILKLLLDKGVQEVGDPTQCHAVAIDARAPKFDGGIITRHDSVVFGIVVNKDAQRFYDEGEDIWPKRYAIWGRLVAAQPDQIAYIIFDSTVVTSFMPTLFPPIAGQTIAELAAKLELDPAALEKTITEFNAAVRPGTFDHTILDDCVTEGITPPKTHWARKIETPPYLAYPVRPGITFTYLGTRVNKEARMLMADGKPSVNMFAAGEIMAGNVLGKGYAAGMGMTIGSVFGRIAGREAAKHARN; from the coding sequence ATGAGTAGTAAGTACGATGTGCTGGTGATCGGCGGCGGCAACGCGGCGTTATGCGCGGCGATCTCGGCGCGCCGCAGCGGTGCCTCGGTGCTGGTGCTCGAGGGGGCTCCAAAGTTCTATCGCGGCGGCAACACCCGCCACACCCGCAACATGCGCTGCGCCCACGACGCCGCGACCGAGATCCTGACCGGTCCCTACACCGAGGAGGAGTTCTGGGAGGATCTGTTGCGCGTCACCGGCGGGCAGACCGACGAGGTGCTCGCCCGCCACATGATCCGGGAGTCCAAGGACATCCTGAACTGGATCGTGGAGCAGGGCGTGCGCTGGCAGCCCTCGCTCGGCGGCACGCTCAGCCTTGGCCGCACCAATTCGTTCTTCCTCGGCGGCGGTCGCGCGATGCTGAATGCGCTGTATCTCACCGCCGAACGGCTCGGCGTCGATGTCGAATACGACGCCGAAGTCATCGACCTCGTAATCGAGGACGGCATGTTTCTGGCCGCGCGCCTCAAACGGCCGATCAAGCGCGAGACCGAGATCCGCGCCACCTCGCTGGTGGCTGCCGCCGGCGGGTTCGAGGCCAACATCGAATGGCTGAAGCAATATTGGGGCGAGGCCGCCGACAATTTCCTGATCCGCGGCACGCCCTATAACCGCGGCTCGATCCTGAAGCTGCTGCTCGACAAGGGCGTGCAGGAGGTCGGCGATCCCACCCAGTGCCATGCGGTCGCGATCGACGCCCGCGCGCCGAAATTCGACGGCGGCATCATCACGCGACATGACTCCGTCGTGTTCGGCATCGTCGTCAACAAGGACGCGCAGCGCTTCTACGACGAAGGCGAGGACATCTGGCCCAAGCGCTACGCCATCTGGGGCCGGCTCGTCGCGGCGCAGCCCGACCAGATCGCCTACATCATCTTCGATTCCACCGTCGTCACCAGCTTCATGCCCACGCTTTTCCCGCCGATCGCGGGACAGACGATCGCAGAACTCGCCGCCAAGCTCGAGCTCGATCCGGCCGCCCTGGAAAAGACCATCACCGAGTTCAACGCGGCAGTGCGGCCCGGAACGTTCGATCACACAATTCTGGATGATTGCGTCACGGAGGGCATCACGCCACCCAAGACGCACTGGGCGCGCAAGATCGAGACGCCGCCTTATCTCGCCTATCCGGTGAGGCCCGGCATCACCTTCACCTATCTGGGTACGCGGGTGAACAAGGAGGCGCGGATGCTGATGGCTGACGGCAAACCCTCGGTCAACATGTTCGCGGCCGGCGAGATCATGGCCGGCAACGTGCTCGGCAAGGGCTATGCCGCCGGCATGGGCATGACCATCGGCAGCGTGTTCGGGCGGATCGCAGGACGGGAAGCGGCGAAACATGCACGGAACTAG
- a CDS encoding disulfide bond formation protein B — translation MSGQQPVGAILNMLGLLGISSVLTAAFYYQLALGELPCPLCLLQRAGFIAVGMGFLFNLRLGERPSHYAMILIASLVTGFIAMRQVSLHLAPDDPGYGSTLFGLHFYTWALVAAVGVVCYVALIFVLKDATGNGNGDAPMDGQASNAVFAIFVLLVAANLLSTVLECGAGQCDDNPVRYLLLR, via the coding sequence ATGAGCGGACAACAACCGGTCGGCGCGATCCTGAATATGCTGGGACTGCTCGGGATCTCCTCGGTTCTGACTGCCGCTTTCTACTATCAGCTTGCACTTGGCGAGTTGCCTTGCCCGCTGTGCCTGCTGCAAAGGGCCGGGTTCATCGCGGTCGGCATGGGTTTTCTGTTCAACCTGCGTCTCGGTGAACGTCCGTCGCACTATGCGATGATCCTCATAGCCAGCCTCGTCACCGGTTTCATTGCCATGCGGCAGGTGTCGCTGCATCTCGCGCCTGACGATCCCGGCTACGGTTCGACGCTGTTCGGACTGCATTTCTACACATGGGCTCTCGTCGCTGCGGTCGGGGTCGTCTGCTATGTCGCCCTTATCTTTGTCCTGAAGGATGCGACTGGCAACGGGAACGGAGACGCGCCGATGGATGGGCAAGCGTCGAACGCTGTGTTCGCGATTTTCGTTTTGCTGGTTGCCGCAAATCTCCTGTCCACCGTGCTGGAGTGTGGCGCGGGTCAATGCGACGACAATCCGGTCCGGTATCTCCTGCTGAGGTAA
- a CDS encoding autotransporter domain-containing protein, with amino-acid sequence MNAAVGALAVGSALPWFAAPAEAACVISGSGTQLGLQSGDSITCIGAGNTTVQTNPAVSGVTVNVGDGTATSLDGAASPGISFNTVSNGAINVRNDATITSANAGVLLSGGSSNTLTIEAGATVGPTSQGSVAVDLEGASNNTIVIRGTAGSLSSGTTGLAIVNTSANNQVNILSGGVVQASNNNAVNLNGAGNGNIISNAGTISSASNYAIFGSASQDTVINSGTISGNFANRAVDLRDGSDVFELRAGSSITGWVLGGNGTDTLRLGGTANSTFDLDTFGAAMQFREFEALEKTGGSTWTLTGSTSDAGTMNVQAGNLILDGAMANVATTVSGGTLGGDGAIGALTVLSGGRVAPTNLGVLTSYGNATFNAGSTYAVSVNAAGQSGKLLAVTATLNGGTVAVTTLAGAYAPSTQYTILGAVNGLTGTFSGITISGYNPQFFSSALSYDGFSVVLTLNYNTAAFSTVAQTQNQKAVAGALSAFGPNLPFLSSFAGQSDSELRYGLDRLSGEAATGAQQVAFQFTGQFLGLMLDPFVNGRSGGVDTGGTAFGFSPERAPFPDDIALAYNKVLGAPATKAPSFTERWTAWGAAFGGTNSTGGDPVVIGSHDLRARAGGVAAGADYHFSRDAIVGFALSGGGTRWDLAQAIGGGRSEALQAGVYTAIRRGPAYFAASLAVANHWMSTDRLAPFGNQLTAKFDAQTVGGRIEGGYRFATPVGAFTPYAAAQTQAFRTPTYAETDGAGSSFGLAYRGRTASDTRSELGARFDRAMLVSPNAVLTLRGRAAWAHDWVSDPTLNAAFQALPGASFIVHGATPAKDAALASAGTELKFSNGVALSARFDGEFAARSTTYSGTASLRYAW; translated from the coding sequence TTGAACGCCGCGGTCGGCGCTCTTGCCGTGGGTAGCGCGCTGCCGTGGTTCGCGGCGCCGGCGGAAGCAGCGTGCGTGATCAGCGGAAGCGGCACTCAGCTCGGGCTGCAATCGGGCGATTCAATTACCTGTATCGGCGCGGGGAACACCACCGTTCAGACGAATCCGGCGGTCAGCGGCGTCACGGTCAATGTCGGCGACGGCACTGCGACATCGCTGGATGGAGCAGCCTCTCCCGGCATCTCATTCAACACCGTATCGAACGGCGCGATCAATGTCCGCAACGACGCAACGATCACCTCTGCCAATGCAGGCGTCCTCCTCTCCGGCGGCAGCAGCAACACGTTGACGATAGAGGCCGGGGCAACTGTTGGTCCGACGAGCCAGGGGTCGGTCGCGGTCGACCTGGAAGGCGCGAGCAACAACACCATCGTCATCCGAGGTACTGCGGGGAGCCTCTCTTCCGGCACGACGGGTCTCGCTATCGTCAACACCTCGGCCAACAATCAGGTCAACATTCTGTCGGGCGGCGTCGTCCAGGCGAGCAACAACAACGCCGTCAACCTCAACGGAGCCGGCAACGGCAACATCATCAGCAATGCCGGCACGATTTCGAGTGCTTCGAACTACGCGATCTTCGGCTCAGCCAGCCAGGACACGGTCATCAACTCCGGCACGATCAGCGGCAATTTCGCCAACAGAGCCGTGGATCTCCGGGACGGCAGCGACGTCTTCGAGCTCCGCGCCGGATCGAGCATCACGGGCTGGGTCCTCGGCGGCAACGGAACGGACACGCTGCGCTTGGGTGGAACGGCCAACAGCACGTTCGACCTCGACACGTTCGGCGCGGCCATGCAATTCCGGGAATTCGAGGCCTTGGAAAAGACGGGAGGCTCGACCTGGACGTTGACCGGCTCGACGTCGGATGCGGGGACCATGAATGTCCAGGCCGGCAACCTCATCCTCGACGGCGCGATGGCTAACGTTGCGACGACGGTCAGCGGCGGCACCCTTGGCGGCGACGGCGCTATCGGCGCACTCACCGTGCTGTCGGGCGGCCGGGTTGCGCCCACCAATCTCGGCGTGCTCACCAGCTATGGCAATGCCACGTTCAACGCCGGCTCGACCTACGCTGTCTCCGTCAACGCGGCCGGCCAATCCGGCAAACTTCTCGCCGTGACCGCGACGTTGAACGGCGGCACCGTCGCCGTCACCACGCTTGCGGGCGCCTATGCCCCCTCGACGCAATACACCATCCTCGGCGCAGTGAACGGCCTGACCGGGACCTTCTCCGGTATAACGATCAGCGGATACAATCCGCAATTCTTCTCCTCCGCCCTCAGCTATGACGGGTTCTCTGTCGTCCTGACACTCAACTACAACACGGCCGCTTTCTCCACTGTCGCTCAGACGCAGAACCAGAAAGCCGTGGCCGGCGCGCTCAGCGCATTCGGCCCCAACCTGCCCTTCCTCTCGTCTTTTGCGGGCCAGAGCGACAGCGAGCTCCGTTACGGTCTGGACCGGCTTTCGGGTGAAGCCGCGACGGGGGCCCAGCAAGTCGCCTTCCAGTTCACGGGCCAATTCCTCGGCCTCATGCTCGATCCGTTCGTCAATGGACGCAGTGGCGGCGTCGACACCGGCGGCACGGCATTCGGCTTCAGCCCCGAGCGTGCCCCTTTTCCGGACGATATCGCCCTCGCCTACAACAAGGTGCTGGGGGCGCCGGCGACCAAAGCGCCGAGCTTTACGGAACGCTGGACGGCCTGGGGCGCCGCGTTCGGTGGCACCAACAGCACCGGCGGCGACCCGGTCGTGATCGGCAGCCACGACCTCCGCGCACGCGCAGGCGGCGTCGCGGCCGGCGCCGACTATCATTTCAGCCGCGACGCGATCGTCGGCTTTGCGCTCTCCGGCGGCGGCACCAGATGGGATCTCGCGCAGGCGATCGGCGGCGGCAGGAGCGAGGCGTTGCAGGCCGGCGTCTACACCGCGATACGTAGAGGACCAGCCTATTTCGCCGCCTCTCTCGCCGTGGCCAATCATTGGATGTCGACGGATCGTCTTGCACCGTTCGGCAACCAGCTCACCGCGAAGTTCGACGCGCAAACCGTCGGCGGCCGCATCGAGGGCGGCTATCGCTTTGCGACGCCAGTGGGGGCCTTCACGCCATACGCGGCAGCGCAGACGCAGGCGTTTCGCACGCCGACTTATGCCGAGACTGACGGGGCCGGCAGCAGCTTCGGCCTGGCCTATCGGGGACGCACGGCCTCCGACACGCGAAGCGAGCTTGGCGCGCGCTTCGATCGTGCGATGCTGGTCTCGCCGAATGCGGTCCTGACGTTGCGCGGTCGCGCGGCCTGGGCCCATGATTGGGTGAGCGACCCGACGCTCAATGCCGCGTTCCAGGCGCTGCCCGGCGCGAGCTTCATCGTCCATGGCGCGACGCCGGCGAAAGACGCCGCGCTCGCATCTGCCGGCACCGAGCTGAAGTTCTCGAACGGTGTTGCCCTGTCGGCCAGGTTCGACGGCGAGTTCGCGGCCCGCAGCACCACCTATTCCGGCACCGCGAGCCTGCGATACGCCTGGTAG
- a CDS encoding acyl-[ACP]--phospholipid O-acyltransferase, translating into MIRELMSSRRFAPLFWAQFFSALNDNVLKNALVIILLYSAATGHGDALVTVAGAVFIFPYFILSGLGGQLADKYVKSVVARRLKFAEIFAACFAAAGFFLQSVPLLFAALALFGTIAALFGPVKYAMLPDQLELGELATGNALVEGATFMAILLGTVAGGQFVAGSAHMGWVASAVVALALLSWAFAARIPQTTPSAPDLPVDANPWTSTLNLLRTLHADHRLWDGTVIVSWFWLVGAIVLSLLPALVKDVIGGTEGVVTLCLTIFAIGIAIGSLFAASLSHVRPNLALVPIGAIIMGCAGLDLAWAIGVTAKGQDITAAGFATSFAGLRMLADFVAFAFGGGLFVVPSFAAVQAWSAPSERARIIAAGNVLQAAFMVAGSLFVALLQAAGLHIGWIFFGLGVASFGAVWFVLTKWGKEGVRDAGGLLFRALFRTEVRGLENLPPPGTRMLIAPNHVSLIDGPLLHAVLPIDASFAVDTGISKAWWAKPFLRAVKHYTMDPSKPLAARDLIKLVAAGEPVVIFPEGRITVSGSLMKVYDGTAMIADKADAVVVPVRIEGAQRSHLSYLNSSQVKRSWFPRVTVTILPPIKLPVDPALKGKTRRNAAGAALQDVMIDAMVKNAMLDHTLFEALGHSYRDRDTGKVIIEDALGTKLTYRKLILGAQVLSRKLESGTAVGENVGVLLPNSAGVAVVFMALQNIGRVPAMLNFSAGPVNVLAAMKAAQVKTVLTSKAFIEKGKLDKLMTAISAEARVVYLEDVRASIGVADKIKGLLAGTTPRVAREANDPAVVLFTSGSEGTPKGVVLSHRNILANAAQALARVDANANDKVFNVLPVFHSFGLTGGMMMPLLAGIPIYMYPSPLHYRIVPELIYQTGATILFGTDTFLTGYARSAHAYDFRTLRLVIAGAEAVKDRTRQVFMERYGIRILEGYGVTETAPVLAMNTPMANRPGTVGRLSPLMESRLDPVPGIEEGGRLSVRGPNVMLGYLRAENPGVLEKLAEGWHDTGDIVAIDAAGFITIKGRAKRFAKIAGEMVSLSAVESIAATLWPQAASIAVSIPDPRKGERIVLLTTEKNAERSAMQGQAKAIGASELAVPAAIMVVDKVPLLGTGKTDYVTATTMAREQASPPEREVA; encoded by the coding sequence ATGATCAGGGAATTGATGTCGTCACGCCGCTTTGCGCCGCTGTTCTGGGCGCAATTTTTCTCGGCGCTCAATGACAACGTGCTCAAGAACGCACTCGTCATCATCCTGCTTTACAGCGCCGCGACCGGCCACGGCGATGCGCTGGTCACGGTGGCCGGTGCCGTCTTCATCTTCCCCTATTTCATCCTGTCCGGGCTCGGCGGCCAGCTCGCCGACAAATACGTCAAATCCGTCGTCGCAAGGCGGCTCAAATTCGCCGAGATCTTCGCCGCGTGCTTTGCCGCCGCCGGCTTCTTCCTGCAGTCGGTGCCGTTGCTGTTCGCAGCGCTCGCGCTGTTCGGCACCATCGCCGCCCTGTTCGGTCCCGTGAAATATGCCATGCTGCCGGACCAGCTCGAGCTCGGCGAGCTCGCGACCGGTAACGCGCTGGTCGAAGGCGCGACGTTCATGGCCATCCTGCTCGGCACCGTCGCCGGCGGCCAGTTCGTGGCCGGCTCCGCGCATATGGGCTGGGTCGCATCCGCTGTGGTGGCGCTGGCGCTGTTGTCCTGGGCGTTCGCCGCCCGCATTCCGCAGACAACGCCTTCCGCGCCCGACCTGCCCGTCGATGCCAATCCCTGGACCTCGACGCTGAACCTGCTCAGGACGCTGCACGCCGACCACCGGCTGTGGGACGGCACCGTGATCGTGTCCTGGTTCTGGCTGGTCGGTGCCATCGTGCTGTCGCTGCTGCCGGCGCTGGTCAAGGACGTCATCGGTGGCACCGAGGGCGTGGTGACGCTGTGCCTTACGATCTTCGCGATCGGCATTGCCATCGGGTCGCTGTTCGCCGCCAGCCTGAGCCACGTTCGCCCGAATCTCGCGCTGGTGCCGATCGGCGCCATCATCATGGGCTGCGCAGGCCTCGATCTCGCCTGGGCCATCGGTGTGACCGCCAAGGGCCAGGACATCACCGCGGCGGGTTTCGCCACCTCGTTCGCCGGCCTGCGCATGCTGGCCGATTTCGTCGCCTTCGCCTTCGGCGGCGGCCTGTTCGTCGTTCCGTCCTTTGCCGCCGTGCAGGCCTGGTCGGCGCCGTCCGAGCGCGCCCGCATCATCGCCGCCGGGAACGTGCTGCAGGCTGCCTTCATGGTGGCCGGCTCGCTGTTCGTCGCGTTGCTGCAGGCGGCTGGCCTTCACATCGGCTGGATCTTCTTCGGCCTCGGCGTCGCCAGCTTCGGCGCGGTGTGGTTCGTTCTGACCAAATGGGGCAAGGAAGGCGTGCGCGATGCCGGCGGGCTGCTCTTCCGTGCGCTGTTTCGCACCGAGGTTCGGGGTCTCGAGAACCTGCCGCCTCCCGGCACCCGCATGCTGATCGCACCGAACCATGTCAGCCTGATCGACGGCCCGCTGCTGCACGCCGTGCTGCCGATCGATGCCAGCTTCGCGGTGGATACCGGCATCTCCAAGGCTTGGTGGGCTAAGCCGTTCCTGCGCGCGGTCAAGCACTACACCATGGACCCGAGCAAGCCGCTGGCTGCGCGCGACCTGATCAAGCTCGTCGCCGCGGGCGAGCCGGTCGTGATCTTCCCGGAAGGCCGCATCACCGTCTCCGGCTCGCTGATGAAAGTCTATGACGGCACCGCGATGATCGCGGACAAGGCCGACGCCGTGGTCGTGCCCGTGCGCATCGAGGGCGCGCAACGTTCGCATCTCAGCTATCTCAACAGCAGCCAGGTCAAGCGCTCGTGGTTTCCGCGCGTCACGGTGACCATCCTGCCGCCGATCAAGCTGCCAGTCGACCCGGCCCTTAAAGGAAAGACGCGCCGCAATGCCGCCGGCGCCGCGCTCCAGGACGTGATGATCGATGCGATGGTCAAGAACGCCATGCTCGACCACACGCTGTTCGAAGCGCTCGGACATTCCTATCGCGACCGCGACACCGGCAAGGTCATCATCGAGGATGCGCTCGGCACCAAGCTGACCTATCGCAAGCTGATCCTCGGCGCGCAGGTCCTGAGCCGCAAGCTCGAGAGCGGCACCGCCGTCGGCGAGAATGTCGGCGTGCTGCTGCCGAATTCCGCCGGCGTCGCCGTCGTCTTCATGGCGCTGCAGAACATTGGCCGGGTGCCGGCGATGCTCAATTTCTCGGCTGGTCCGGTCAACGTCCTCGCCGCCATGAAGGCCGCGCAGGTCAAGACCGTGCTGACCTCGAAGGCGTTCATAGAGAAAGGCAAGCTCGACAAGCTGATGACGGCGATCTCGGCGGAGGCGCGTGTCGTCTATCTTGAAGACGTCCGTGCCTCGATCGGCGTGGCCGACAAGATCAAGGGCCTTCTCGCCGGCACGACGCCGCGCGTCGCCCGCGAGGCCAACGATCCGGCCGTGGTGCTATTCACGTCCGGCTCGGAAGGCACGCCCAAGGGCGTGGTGCTGTCCCACCGCAACATCCTCGCCAACGCGGCGCAGGCGCTGGCGCGGGTCGATGCCAACGCCAACGACAAGGTGTTCAACGTGCTGCCGGTGTTCCATTCGTTCGGGCTGACCGGCGGAATGATGATGCCGCTGCTGGCGGGCATTCCGATCTACATGTATCCCTCGCCGCTGCACTACCGGATCGTGCCCGAGCTGATCTACCAGACCGGCGCCACGATCCTGTTCGGCACCGATACCTTCCTCACCGGCTATGCCCGCTCGGCGCATGCCTACGACTTCCGCACCCTGCGCCTCGTGATCGCCGGCGCCGAAGCCGTCAAGGACCGGACACGGCAGGTGTTCATGGAGCGCTACGGCATCCGCATCCTCGAAGGCTATGGCGTCACCGAGACCGCGCCGGTGCTGGCGATGAACACGCCGATGGCCAACCGCCCCGGCACCGTCGGCCGCCTGTCGCCGCTGATGGAAAGCAGGCTCGATCCGGTCCCCGGCATCGAGGAAGGCGGCCGCCTCTCGGTGCGCGGACCGAACGTGATGCTCGGATATCTGCGGGCCGAAAATCCCGGCGTGCTCGAAAAGCTCGCCGAAGGCTGGCACGACACGGGCGACATCGTCGCAATCGATGCGGCCGGCTTCATCACCATCAAGGGCCGCGCCAAGCGCTTTGCCAAGATCGCAGGCGAAATGGTTTCGCTGTCGGCCGTCGAGAGCATTGCGGCGACGCTGTGGCCCCAGGCCGCATCGATCGCGGTGTCGATCCCCGACCCGCGCAAGGGCGAGCGCATCGTGCTGCTGACGACTGAGAAGAACGCCGAGCGCAGCGCCATGCAGGGCCAGGCCAAGGCGATCGGCGCGTCCGAGCTGGCGGTGCCGGCGGCGATCATGGTGGTCGACAAGGTGCCGTTGCTCGGCACCGGCAAGACCGACTATGTCACGGCAACGACAATGGCCCGCGAGCAGGCGTCGCCGCCTGAGCGCGAGGTGGCGTAA
- a CDS encoding DUF5993 family protein, whose product MYMFLPFLLALAGCVCIWRARAGAGYALWTVTIAVTVAWFLHHATDPLKFSF is encoded by the coding sequence ATGTACATGTTTCTGCCCTTTCTGCTGGCGCTGGCCGGCTGCGTCTGTATCTGGCGTGCGCGCGCGGGAGCGGGCTATGCGCTCTGGACCGTGACGATCGCCGTCACCGTCGCATGGTTCCTCCACCACGCGACCGATCCGCTGAAATTCTCCTTCTGA
- the tcuB gene encoding tricarballylate utilization 4Fe-4S protein TcuB, whose amino-acid sequence MHGTRILDEADRLMTVCNSCRYCEGLCAVFPAMEMRRAFSDGDLNYLANLCHGCGACYVDCQFSPPHEFNVNVPRTLAIARAESYAAYAWPRALSGTFARNGLVISIVAALSMAAFILGFAALNGRSALFGVHTGPGAFYRLMPHNAMAALFSAAFLYAILALVLSVRAFWRDIGPPIGGRADGGSIFQAIRDAGELRYLHGGGVGCYNEDDKPTDRRKLYHHLTFYGFLLCFAATSVATLYHYLLGREAPYPWWDLPVVLGSLGGVGLIVGPIGLFVARMRRDPALLDESRYGMDVGFIAMLFLTGLTGMALLLLRETSAMGALLALHLGAVFALFITMPYGKFVHGIYRFVALVRYAQERRSEARS is encoded by the coding sequence ATGCACGGAACTAGAATTTTGGACGAGGCCGACCGTCTGATGACGGTCTGCAATTCCTGTCGTTATTGCGAGGGCCTGTGCGCCGTGTTTCCGGCGATGGAGATGCGCCGCGCCTTCTCGGACGGCGACCTCAATTATCTCGCCAATCTCTGCCATGGCTGCGGCGCCTGCTACGTCGATTGCCAGTTCTCGCCGCCGCACGAGTTCAACGTCAACGTTCCCAGGACGCTGGCGATTGCGCGCGCCGAGTCCTATGCGGCCTATGCCTGGCCGCGGGCGCTGTCAGGCACGTTCGCGCGGAACGGCCTCGTCATCAGCATCGTTGCTGCGCTCAGCATGGCTGCCTTCATCCTCGGCTTCGCGGCCCTGAACGGCCGCAGCGCGCTGTTCGGCGTTCACACTGGCCCCGGCGCCTTCTACAGACTGATGCCGCACAACGCGATGGCCGCGCTGTTCAGCGCCGCGTTCCTATATGCGATCCTCGCACTCGTGCTGAGCGTGCGCGCGTTCTGGCGCGACATCGGTCCACCGATCGGCGGCCGCGCCGACGGAGGCTCGATCTTCCAGGCGATCCGCGACGCCGGCGAGCTGCGCTATCTCCATGGCGGCGGCGTCGGCTGCTACAACGAGGACGACAAGCCGACCGACCGGCGCAAGCTGTATCACCACCTGACGTTCTACGGCTTCCTGCTGTGCTTTGCCGCAACGTCGGTCGCGACGCTCTATCACTACCTGCTCGGGCGCGAGGCGCCGTATCCGTGGTGGGACCTGCCCGTGGTGCTGGGCTCGCTCGGCGGCGTGGGTCTGATCGTCGGACCGATCGGCCTGTTCGTGGCCAGGATGCGGCGTGATCCGGCGCTGCTCGACGAGTCCCGCTACGGCATGGACGTCGGCTTCATCGCCATGCTGTTCCTGACCGGTCTCACCGGCATGGCGCTTCTGCTCCTGCGCGAGACCTCGGCGATGGGGGCGCTGCTGGCGCTGCATCTGGGCGCGGTGTTCGCGCTGTTCATCACCATGCCCTATGGCAAGTTCGTGCACGGCATCTATCGCTTCGTTGCGCTGGTGCGTTACGCGCAGGAGCGGCGCAGCGAAGCTCGCTCTTGA
- a CDS encoding TetR/AcrR family transcriptional regulator, producing the protein MNNVQEESLRDQKKSRRRLQILEIARSIIATKGLKSLKVRDVAEAAGCSVGSVYNEFGDFDGVILTVNRETVQALTARLGGVPAEDPIRQLYGLAATYLEFFAEHANLLRSLFEHRMEDDRPYPDDILQMVMDAFALMHPPLVQLLPDADDVKIALLSRTLFSAVHGIISLGLEERMVAVPPQMLRQQVEQFVDTHLAGLGILPVGARPFG; encoded by the coding sequence ATGAACAATGTTCAAGAAGAATCGTTGCGCGACCAGAAAAAAAGTCGGCGCCGGCTCCAGATCCTGGAGATCGCGCGCAGCATCATCGCGACTAAGGGGCTGAAATCATTGAAGGTTCGTGACGTTGCCGAAGCCGCCGGCTGTTCCGTCGGCAGCGTCTATAACGAGTTCGGCGACTTCGACGGGGTGATCCTGACCGTCAATCGGGAGACCGTTCAGGCCCTCACGGCCAGGCTCGGCGGGGTTCCCGCCGAGGACCCCATTCGCCAGCTTTATGGGTTGGCTGCGACCTACCTCGAGTTCTTCGCCGAGCATGCCAATCTGCTGCGCTCGCTGTTCGAGCATCGGATGGAGGACGACCGTCCTTATCCCGATGACATCCTGCAGATGGTGATGGACGCCTTCGCGCTGATGCATCCGCCGCTGGTGCAGCTACTACCCGATGCGGACGACGTGAAGATCGCGCTGCTGTCGCGCACCTTGTTCTCCGCCGTGCACGGAATCATCTCGCTCGGCCTTGAGGAGCGCATGGTGGCCGTGCCGCCGCAGATGCTGCGCCAGCAGGTCGAACAATTCGTAGACACCCATCTCGCCGGCCTCGGCATTTTGCCGGTGGGCGCGCGCCCATTTGGATGA